One region of Vidua chalybeata isolate OUT-0048 chromosome 26, bVidCha1 merged haplotype, whole genome shotgun sequence genomic DNA includes:
- the SAMD14 gene encoding sterile alpha motif domain-containing protein 14 isoform X2: MSVSKLQDTDEVFETPRLDSSLHKARARLLARGRRQRPSRSRLRDSASSTEGDEGPEAAGTEGEGSPPAPSPFSGTDGFSFEPGVARPGLGDPPAPTPPLSRYRPLTNTPSQEGLSSPPAPQSCPSSDSSPGFARCDPRPRQHSEDDSRDMSPPSPASPTVGLDKKTRRKFLDLGVTLRRASSGKSRKEKSSNRLSMGSREAAEGPGRPSGSPFLPFSWFSDSARGSGSPGSASPAGSPRHEGLSPAKSASQDSELSEDSPPSSASPRLPGPPKCSYPYHTLSQSSDELLEEPAGAAAGWTCGQVGQWLQSLGLERYVREFAERGVDGPRLLHLDGAKLKALGVGSSQDRAVLKRRLKELSLAAERERKAREKAEKQREKQKKKDQEQRRS, encoded by the exons aTGTCGGTCTCCAAGCTGCAGGACACGGACGAGGTTTTTG AGACGCCGCGCTTGGAcagcagcctgcacaaggcCCGCGCCCGGCTCCTggcccgcggccgccgccagcGGCCCTCGCGCTCCCGCCTGCGCGACAGCGCCAGCTCCACCGAGGGCGACGAGGGGCCTGAGGCTGCG GGCACTGAGGGCGAGGGCAGCCCCCCGGCCCCCTCGCCCTTCTCCGGCACCGATGGCTTCTCCTTCGAGCCGGGGGTGGCACGGCCGGGCCTGGGGGACCCCCCGGCCCCCACGCCCCCCCTCAGCCGCTACCGGCCCCTCACCAACACCCCGTCCCAGGAGGGGCTCTCGAGCCCCCCCGCGCCCCAGTCCTGCCCCAGCTCCGACAGCTCCCCCGGCTTCGCCCGCTGTGacccccggccccggcagcaCAGCGAAG ATGACAGCCGGGACATGAGCCCCCCCTCACCCGCCAGCCCGACCGTGGGGCTCGATAAGAAAACACGGAGGAAGTTCTTGGATTTGGG ggtgaCCCTGCGCCGGGCATCCTCCGGGAAGAGCCGCAAGGAGAAGAGCAGCAACCGCCTGTCCAtgggcagcag GGAGGCGGCGGAGGGGCCCGGCCGCCCCTCGGGGTCCCCgttcctgcccttctcctggtTCTCGGACAGCGCCAGGGGCTCCGGCTCGCCCGGCTCCGCGTCCCCCGCGGGCTCCCCCCGGCACGAGGGGCTCAGCCCCGCCAAATCCGCCTCGCAG GACTCCGAGCTGAGCGAGGATTCGCCGCCGTCCAGCGCCAGCCCCCGCCTGCCCGGCCCCCCCAAGTGCTCGTACCCCTACCACACCCTGTCCCAGTCCTCGGACGAG ctgctggaggagccggcgggcgcggccgcggGCTGGACGTGCGGCCAGGTGgggcagtggctgcagagcctgggcctGGAGCGCTACGTGCGGGAATTCGCGGAGCGCGGCGTGGACGGGCCCCGCCTGCTGCACCTCGACGGGGCCAAGCTCAAg GCGCTGGGCGTGGGCAGCTCGCAGGACCGCGCGGTGCTCAAGCGGCGGCTGAAGGAGCTGAGCCTGGCGGCCGAGCGGGAGCGCAAGGCCCGCGAGAAGGCGGAGAAGCAGCgggagaagcagaagaagaaggaccaggAGCAGCGGCGGAGCTGA
- the ITGA3 gene encoding integrin alpha-3 isoform X1, which produces MARRRRLLPPPLPGLLLGLGPVLLGAAAAFNLDRTFPVLKEGPAGALFGFSVALHRETERRERSLLLVGAPQDAEPVNGTRTGAVYACPLSATTRDCQRLAIELKDEPDKAIIEDMWLGVTVASQRQPPGRVLACAHRYTRVLWSGAEAQRRMVGRCYVRGNDLRLDLGDEWQTYHNEMCNANTDTDETGMCQMGTSAGFGANIIYFGAPGAYNWQGTDYMLQRDSWDLHDFSYPNKRNGNTYIGYTAEVGSAVLQQDAVTVVTGAPRYRHTGAVLLLSRGARQTLNRSLLLPGPQVGSYFGSALALADLNNDGWQDLVVGAPYYFERKQEVGGAVFVYMNEAGGFQQLPSLVLTGPSYSGFGFALASVGDINQDGFQDIAVGAPFEGPGKVYIYHSSAEGLRDRPRQVISGSDLGPTKIKTFGYSLSGGLDMDGNSYPDLLVGSLSERIVLLRARPVINILDKTFTVTPSKVDPAQCTPKSCMTVTLCFSYNQSAGDPNYSERITLQYTLEADKDRHPPRVRFSGSQSATYTGDFSMPDTRCQSQELLLLDNVRDKLHPIVLSMNYSLLERPRTFQLGPHSLDAFPVLNQDQSHENETKIDFQKECGSDNQCYSNLQLQSGFVTEQNQPLPRVNGTQVLQYSRDVRKLHLSINITNVPTAPWNGEDAHEALLNVTVPPSLLPSSVRPSGACTFGDTVLCELGNPFKRNQRAELTITFEAIGIMLDTREVAVWLDLSTQSTQEDLQPVLAKLLVDYSIQSSLSIASSHIQSYFSGTVVGESAMKQEQDVGSPLTFDFQVTTKGESLGTLGTILLGFEWPYEIPNGKWLLYPTEILVNGNDTCHPPGGVINPLNLTLLQDQAPSRRRRELEPPEPGEPPVTLATGRRPRSEAALSCSAGTARCVWFECPLLHTQLPSSFSLRARVWNSTFIEEFRDFDRVKVTGTATLFLRSQVPTITMRNHTVRFSVDVDSELQEEQPAEIALWLVLVSVAAGLLLLGLIILLLWKCDFFQRTRYYRIMPKYHAVRIRQEQRYQPGGLLPRRRKKLWVTKWQEPDKYY; this is translated from the exons GCTGCTGGTGGGAGCCCCCCAGGACGCGGAGCCGGTGAACGGGACGCGGACGGGCGCCGTGTACGCCTGTCCCCTGAGCGCCACCACCCGCGACTGCCAGCGCCTGGCCATCGAGCTCAAGG ATGAGCCGGACAAGGCCATCATCGAGGACATGTGGCTGGGGGTGACAGTGGCCAGCCAGCGGCAGCCACCGGGGAGGGTCCTG gcctgtgCCCACCGCTACACGCGGGTGCTGTGGTCGGGGGCGGAGGCGCAGCGCCGCATGGTGGGCCGCTGCTACGTGCGGGGCAATGACCTGCGCCTGGACCTGGGGGACGAGTGGCAGACGTACCACAACGAGATGTGCAACGCCAACACCGACACCGACGAGACCGGCATGTGCCAGATGGGCACCAGCGCCGGCTTCGGCGCCAACATCATCTACTTCGGGGCGCCCGGCGCCTACAACTGGCAGG GCACGGATTACATGCTCCAGCGGGACTCGTGGGATCTGCACGACTTCTCCTACCCCAACAAGAGGAACGGCAACACCTACATAG GGTACACGGCCGAGGTGGGCAGCGCGGTGCTGCAGCAGGACGCGGTGACCGTGGTGACGGGCGCGCCGCGGTACCGGCACACGGGCgccgtgctgctgctgagccgCGGCGCCCGGCAGACGCTGAACCGGAGCCTGCTGCTCCCCGGGCCGCAGGTCGGCTCCTACTTCGGCAGCGCCCTCGCCCTGGCCGACCTCAACAACGACGG gtggcAGGACCTGGTGGTGGGGGCCCCCTACTACTTTGAGCGGAAGCAGGAGGTGGGGGGCGCAGTGTTCGTGTACATGAACGAGGCCGGgggcttccagcagctccccagcctggtCCTCACCGGGCCCAGCTACTCCGGGTTCGGCTTTGCCCTGGCCAGCGTCGGGGACATCAACCAGGACGGGTTCCAGG ATATCGCCGTGGGGGCTCCTTTCGAGGGGCCTGGCAAGGTCTACATCTACCACAGCAGCGCCGAGGGGCTGCGGGACCGACCCCGGCAG GTGATCAGCGGGTCAGACCTGGGCCCCACCAAGATAAAAACCTTCGGGTACTCGCTGAGCGGGGGGCTGGACATGGACGGGAATTCCTACCCAGACCTGCTGGTGGGCAGCCTGAGCGAGCGCATCGTCCTGCTCAG agcccGTCCCGTGATCAACATCCTGGACAAGACCTTCACGGTGACCCCCAGCAAGGTGGACCCTGCCCAGTGCACGCCCAAGTCCTG CATGACGGTGACCTTGTGCTTCTCCTACAACCAGAGCGCGGGGGACCCCAACTACAGCGAGAGGATCA ccctgcagtacACGCTGGAGGCCGACAAGGACCGGCACCCGCCCAGGGTCAGGTTCTCAGGGTCCCAATCTGCCACCTACACCGGGGACTTCTCCATGCCTGACACCCGCTGCCAGtcccaggagctcctgctgctg GACAACGTCCGGGACAAGCTGCACCCCATCGTGCTCTCCATGAACTACTCCCTGCTGGAGAGGCCCAGAACGTTCCAGCTGGGCCCCCACTCCCTGGACGCCTTCCCCGTCCTCAACCAGGACCAGTCCCACGAGAACGAGACCAAG atcGACTTCCAGAAGGAATGTGGCTCCGACAACCAGTGCTACAGCaacctccagctgcagagcGGCTTCGTCACCGAGCAGAACCAGCCGCTGCCCAG GGTGAACGGCACCCAGGTGCTGCAGTACAGCCGGGACGTGCGCAAGCTGCACCTGAGCATCAACATCACCAACGTCCCCACGGCGCCCTGGAACGGCGAGGACGCCCACGAGGCCCTGCTGAACGTCACCGTGCcccccagcctgctgccctCCTCCGTCCGCCCG AGCGGAGCCTGCACCTTTGGGGACACGGTGCTGTGCGAGCTGGGAAACCCCTTCAAGAGGAACCAGAGG GCAGAGCTGACCATCACCTTCGAAGCCATTGGGATCATGCTGGACACGCGGGAGGTGGCGGTGTGGCTGGACCTGTCCAC GCAGAGCACCCAGGAGGATCTGCAGCCCGTGCTGGCCAAGCTGCTGGTGGATTACAGCATCCAGTCCTCGCTGAGCAT agcCTCCTCACACATCCAGTCCTACTTCAGCGGGACCGTGGTGGGCGAGTCGGCCATGAAACAGGAGCAGGACGTTGGCAGCCCCCTCACCTTCGACTTCCAG GTGACCACCAAAGGCGAGTCCCTGGGCACGCTGGGCACCATCCTGCTGGGGTTTGAGTGGCCCTACGAGATCCCCAATGGCAAGTGGCTCCTCTACCCCACCGAGATCCTGGTGAACGGCAACGACACGTGTCACCCCCCCGGGGGGGTCATCAACCCCCTCAACCTCACC ctcctgcaggaccAGGCTCCATCCCGGCGGAGACGGGAGCTGGAGCCCCCCGAGCCGGGGGAGCCCCCGGTCACCTTGGCCACCGGCCGGCGCCCGAGGTCCGAGGCGGCGCTG aGCTGCTCGGCGGGCACGGCGCGCTGCGTGTGGTTCGAGTGTCCCCTGCTGCACACGCAGCTCCCCTCCAGCTTCAGCCTCCGCGCCCGCGTCTGGAACAGCACCTTCATCGAG gagtTCCGGGACTTTGACCGAGTGAAGGTGACGGGCACGGCCACGCTGTTCCTGCGCTCGCAGGTGCCCACCATCACCATGAGGAACCACACGGTGCGG TTCTCCGTGGACGTGGACtcggagctgcaggaggagcagccgGCCGAGATCGCGCTCTGGCTGGTGCTGGTGTCGGTGGCAgccgggctgctgctgctggggctcatcatcctcctcctctggaaG tgTGACTTTTTCCAGCGGACCCGCTACTACCGGATCATGCCCAAGTACCACGCGGTGCGGATCCGGCAGGAGCAGCGCTACCAGCCCGGGGGGCTCCTGCCCCGCCGCCGCAAGAAGCTCTGGGTGACCAAGTGGCAGGAGCCGGACAAGTACTACTGA
- the PDK2 gene encoding pyruvate dehydrogenase kinase, isozyme 2 encodes MRLLRCLGKRAALAGVPTYIEHFSKFSPSPLSMKQFLDFGSSNACEKTSFAFLRQELPVRLSNIMKEINLLPDRVLRTPSVQLVQSWYVQSLLDIMEFHDRDPEDQATLGQFTNALVTIRNRHNDVVPTMAQGVIEYKETYGDDPVSNQNIQYFLDRFYLSRISIRMLINQHTLLFDGSTNPAHPKHIGSIDPHCNVANVVRDAYNMAKLLCDKYYMASPDLEIEEVNACNSEQPVSIVYVPSHLYHMLFELFKNAMRATVESHENSPRLPAIRVMVALGQEDLSIRMSDRGMGVPLRKIERLFSYMYSTAPTPQLGSGGAPLAGFGYGLPISRLYAKYFQGDLQLFSMEGFGTDAVIYLKALSTDSVERLPVYNKSAWRHYQASQEAGDWCVPSTEPKNTSTYRVP; translated from the exons ATGCGGCTGCTGCGGTGCCTCGGGAAGCGCGCGGCGCTGGCCGGCGTCCCCACCTACATCGAGCACTTCAGCAAGTTCTCGCCGTCGCCGCTCTCCATGAAGCAGTTTCTGGACTTCG gctcCAGCAATGCCTGTGAGAAGACGTCGTTCGCCTTCCTGCGCCAGGAGCTGCCCGTGCGCCTCTCCAACATCATGAAGGAGATCAACCTGCTCCCGGACCGGGTGCTGCGCACGCCCTCGGTGCAGCTGGTGCAGAGCTG GTACGTCCAGAGCCTGCTGGACATCATGGAGTTCCACGACAGGGACCCCGAGGATCAAGCCACGCTGGGACA gTTCACCAACGCGCTGGTGACGATCCGGAACCGGCACAACGACGTCGTCCCCACCATGGCGCAGGGGGTGATCGAGTACAAGGAGACGTACGGGGACGACCCCGTGTCCAACCAGAACATCCAGTACTTCCTGGACCGCTTCTACCTGAGCCGCATCTCCATCCGCATGCTCATCAACCAGCACA ctctgctcttcgACGGCAGCACCAACCCCGCACACCCCAAACACATCGGCAGCATCGACCCCCACTGCAACGTGGCCAACGTGGTGAGAG ACGCCTACAACATGGCCAAGCTGCTGTGTGACAAATACTACATGGCCTCGCCCGACCTGGAGATCGAGGAGGTCAACg CCTGCAACTCGGAGCAGCCCGTGAGCATCGTCTACGTCCCTTCCCACCTGTACCACATGCTCTTCGAGCTCTTCAAG AACGCCATGAGAGCCACGGTGGAGAGCCACGAGAACAGCCCCCGGCTGCCGGCCATCAGGGTGATGGTGGCCCTGGGCCAGGAGGACCTGTCCATCCGG ATGAGTGACAGGGGCATGGGCGTGCCCCTGAGGAAGATCGAGCGCCTCTTCAGCTACATGTACTCGACTGCCCCCACCCCCCAGCTGGGCTCCGGGGGGGCCCCCCTG GCCGGCTTTGGCTACGGGCTGCCCATCTCCCGCCTCTACGCCAAGTACTTCCAGGGGGACCTGCAGCTCTTCTCCATGGAGGGCTTCGGCACCGACGCCGTCATCTACCTGAAG GCGCTGTCCACGGACTCTGTGGAGAGGCTGCCCGTGTACAACAAGTCGGCGTGGCGGCACTACCAGGCCAGCCAGGAGGCGGGGGACTGGTGCGTGCCCAGCACCGAGCCCAAGAACACCTCCACCTACCGCGTGCCCTGA
- the ITGA3 gene encoding integrin alpha-3 isoform X2, with product MARRRRLLPPPLPGLLLGLGPVLLGAAAAFNLDRTFPVLKEGPAGALFGFSVALHRETERRERSLLLVGAPQDAEPVNGTRTGAVYACPLSATTRDCQRLAIELKDEPDKAIIEDMWLGVTVASQRQPPGRVLACAHRYTRVLWSGAEAQRRMVGRCYVRGNDLRLDLGDEWQTYHNEMCNANTDTDETGMCQMGTSAGFGANIIYFGAPGAYNWQGTDYMLQRDSWDLHDFSYPNKRNGNTYIGYTAEVGSAVLQQDAVTVVTGAPRYRHTGAVLLLSRGARQTLNRSLLLPGPQVGSYFGSALALADLNNDGWQDLVVGAPYYFERKQEVGGAVFVYMNEAGGFQQLPSLVLTGPSYSGFGFALASVGDINQDGFQDIAVGAPFEGPGKVYIYHSSAEGLRDRPRQVISGSDLGPTKIKTFGYSLSGGLDMDGNSYPDLLVGSLSERIVLLRARPVINILDKTFTVTPSKVDPAQCTPKSCMTVTLCFSYNQSAGDPNYSERITLQYTLEADKDRHPPRVRFSGSQSATYTGDFSMPDTRCQSQELLLLDNVRDKLHPIVLSMNYSLLERPRTFQLGPHSLDAFPVLNQDQSHENETKIDFQKECGSDNQCYSNLQLQSGFVTEQNQPLPRVNGTQVLQYSRDVRKLHLSINITNVPTAPWNGEDAHEALLNVTVPPSLLPSSVRPSGACTFGDTVLCELGNPFKRNQRAELTITFEAIGIMLDTREVAVWLDLSTQSTQEDLQPVLAKLLVDYSIQSSLSIASSHIQSYFSGTVVGESAMKQEQDVGSPLTFDFQVTTKGESLGTLGTILLGFEWPYEIPNGKWLLYPTEILVNGNDTCHPPGGVINPLNLTLLQDQAPSRRRRELEPPEPGEPPVTLATGRRPRSEAALSCSAGTARCVWFECPLLHTQLPSSFSLRARVWNSTFIEEFRDFDRVKVTGTATLFLRSQVPTITMRNHTVRFSVDVDSELQEEQPAEIALWLVLVSVAAGLLLLGLIILLLWKCGFFRRANTRAMYEAKGQKAEMRIQPSETERLTDDY from the exons GCTGCTGGTGGGAGCCCCCCAGGACGCGGAGCCGGTGAACGGGACGCGGACGGGCGCCGTGTACGCCTGTCCCCTGAGCGCCACCACCCGCGACTGCCAGCGCCTGGCCATCGAGCTCAAGG ATGAGCCGGACAAGGCCATCATCGAGGACATGTGGCTGGGGGTGACAGTGGCCAGCCAGCGGCAGCCACCGGGGAGGGTCCTG gcctgtgCCCACCGCTACACGCGGGTGCTGTGGTCGGGGGCGGAGGCGCAGCGCCGCATGGTGGGCCGCTGCTACGTGCGGGGCAATGACCTGCGCCTGGACCTGGGGGACGAGTGGCAGACGTACCACAACGAGATGTGCAACGCCAACACCGACACCGACGAGACCGGCATGTGCCAGATGGGCACCAGCGCCGGCTTCGGCGCCAACATCATCTACTTCGGGGCGCCCGGCGCCTACAACTGGCAGG GCACGGATTACATGCTCCAGCGGGACTCGTGGGATCTGCACGACTTCTCCTACCCCAACAAGAGGAACGGCAACACCTACATAG GGTACACGGCCGAGGTGGGCAGCGCGGTGCTGCAGCAGGACGCGGTGACCGTGGTGACGGGCGCGCCGCGGTACCGGCACACGGGCgccgtgctgctgctgagccgCGGCGCCCGGCAGACGCTGAACCGGAGCCTGCTGCTCCCCGGGCCGCAGGTCGGCTCCTACTTCGGCAGCGCCCTCGCCCTGGCCGACCTCAACAACGACGG gtggcAGGACCTGGTGGTGGGGGCCCCCTACTACTTTGAGCGGAAGCAGGAGGTGGGGGGCGCAGTGTTCGTGTACATGAACGAGGCCGGgggcttccagcagctccccagcctggtCCTCACCGGGCCCAGCTACTCCGGGTTCGGCTTTGCCCTGGCCAGCGTCGGGGACATCAACCAGGACGGGTTCCAGG ATATCGCCGTGGGGGCTCCTTTCGAGGGGCCTGGCAAGGTCTACATCTACCACAGCAGCGCCGAGGGGCTGCGGGACCGACCCCGGCAG GTGATCAGCGGGTCAGACCTGGGCCCCACCAAGATAAAAACCTTCGGGTACTCGCTGAGCGGGGGGCTGGACATGGACGGGAATTCCTACCCAGACCTGCTGGTGGGCAGCCTGAGCGAGCGCATCGTCCTGCTCAG agcccGTCCCGTGATCAACATCCTGGACAAGACCTTCACGGTGACCCCCAGCAAGGTGGACCCTGCCCAGTGCACGCCCAAGTCCTG CATGACGGTGACCTTGTGCTTCTCCTACAACCAGAGCGCGGGGGACCCCAACTACAGCGAGAGGATCA ccctgcagtacACGCTGGAGGCCGACAAGGACCGGCACCCGCCCAGGGTCAGGTTCTCAGGGTCCCAATCTGCCACCTACACCGGGGACTTCTCCATGCCTGACACCCGCTGCCAGtcccaggagctcctgctgctg GACAACGTCCGGGACAAGCTGCACCCCATCGTGCTCTCCATGAACTACTCCCTGCTGGAGAGGCCCAGAACGTTCCAGCTGGGCCCCCACTCCCTGGACGCCTTCCCCGTCCTCAACCAGGACCAGTCCCACGAGAACGAGACCAAG atcGACTTCCAGAAGGAATGTGGCTCCGACAACCAGTGCTACAGCaacctccagctgcagagcGGCTTCGTCACCGAGCAGAACCAGCCGCTGCCCAG GGTGAACGGCACCCAGGTGCTGCAGTACAGCCGGGACGTGCGCAAGCTGCACCTGAGCATCAACATCACCAACGTCCCCACGGCGCCCTGGAACGGCGAGGACGCCCACGAGGCCCTGCTGAACGTCACCGTGCcccccagcctgctgccctCCTCCGTCCGCCCG AGCGGAGCCTGCACCTTTGGGGACACGGTGCTGTGCGAGCTGGGAAACCCCTTCAAGAGGAACCAGAGG GCAGAGCTGACCATCACCTTCGAAGCCATTGGGATCATGCTGGACACGCGGGAGGTGGCGGTGTGGCTGGACCTGTCCAC GCAGAGCACCCAGGAGGATCTGCAGCCCGTGCTGGCCAAGCTGCTGGTGGATTACAGCATCCAGTCCTCGCTGAGCAT agcCTCCTCACACATCCAGTCCTACTTCAGCGGGACCGTGGTGGGCGAGTCGGCCATGAAACAGGAGCAGGACGTTGGCAGCCCCCTCACCTTCGACTTCCAG GTGACCACCAAAGGCGAGTCCCTGGGCACGCTGGGCACCATCCTGCTGGGGTTTGAGTGGCCCTACGAGATCCCCAATGGCAAGTGGCTCCTCTACCCCACCGAGATCCTGGTGAACGGCAACGACACGTGTCACCCCCCCGGGGGGGTCATCAACCCCCTCAACCTCACC ctcctgcaggaccAGGCTCCATCCCGGCGGAGACGGGAGCTGGAGCCCCCCGAGCCGGGGGAGCCCCCGGTCACCTTGGCCACCGGCCGGCGCCCGAGGTCCGAGGCGGCGCTG aGCTGCTCGGCGGGCACGGCGCGCTGCGTGTGGTTCGAGTGTCCCCTGCTGCACACGCAGCTCCCCTCCAGCTTCAGCCTCCGCGCCCGCGTCTGGAACAGCACCTTCATCGAG gagtTCCGGGACTTTGACCGAGTGAAGGTGACGGGCACGGCCACGCTGTTCCTGCGCTCGCAGGTGCCCACCATCACCATGAGGAACCACACGGTGCGG TTCTCCGTGGACGTGGACtcggagctgcaggaggagcagccgGCCGAGATCGCGCTCTGGCTGGTGCTGGTGTCGGTGGCAgccgggctgctgctgctggggctcatcatcctcctcctctggaaG TGCGGGTTCTTCCGGCGGGCCAACACCCGGGCCATGTACGAGGCCAAGGGGCAGAAGGCGGAGATGAGGATCCAGCCGTCGGAAACCGAGCGGCTCACGGACGACTACTAA
- the SAMD14 gene encoding sterile alpha motif domain-containing protein 14 isoform X1, with protein sequence MSVSKLQDTDEVFDFTAVVPETPRLDSSLHKARARLLARGRRQRPSRSRLRDSASSTEGDEGPEAAGTEGEGSPPAPSPFSGTDGFSFEPGVARPGLGDPPAPTPPLSRYRPLTNTPSQEGLSSPPAPQSCPSSDSSPGFARCDPRPRQHSEDDSRDMSPPSPASPTVGLDKKTRRKFLDLGVTLRRASSGKSRKEKSSNRLSMGSREAAEGPGRPSGSPFLPFSWFSDSARGSGSPGSASPAGSPRHEGLSPAKSASQDSELSEDSPPSSASPRLPGPPKCSYPYHTLSQSSDELLEEPAGAAAGWTCGQVGQWLQSLGLERYVREFAERGVDGPRLLHLDGAKLKALGVGSSQDRAVLKRRLKELSLAAERERKAREKAEKQREKQKKKDQEQRRS encoded by the exons aTGTCGGTCTCCAAGCTGCAGGACACGGACGAGGTTTTTG ATTTTACCGCTGTGGTTCCAGAGACGCCGCGCTTGGAcagcagcctgcacaaggcCCGCGCCCGGCTCCTggcccgcggccgccgccagcGGCCCTCGCGCTCCCGCCTGCGCGACAGCGCCAGCTCCACCGAGGGCGACGAGGGGCCTGAGGCTGCG GGCACTGAGGGCGAGGGCAGCCCCCCGGCCCCCTCGCCCTTCTCCGGCACCGATGGCTTCTCCTTCGAGCCGGGGGTGGCACGGCCGGGCCTGGGGGACCCCCCGGCCCCCACGCCCCCCCTCAGCCGCTACCGGCCCCTCACCAACACCCCGTCCCAGGAGGGGCTCTCGAGCCCCCCCGCGCCCCAGTCCTGCCCCAGCTCCGACAGCTCCCCCGGCTTCGCCCGCTGTGacccccggccccggcagcaCAGCGAAG ATGACAGCCGGGACATGAGCCCCCCCTCACCCGCCAGCCCGACCGTGGGGCTCGATAAGAAAACACGGAGGAAGTTCTTGGATTTGGG ggtgaCCCTGCGCCGGGCATCCTCCGGGAAGAGCCGCAAGGAGAAGAGCAGCAACCGCCTGTCCAtgggcagcag GGAGGCGGCGGAGGGGCCCGGCCGCCCCTCGGGGTCCCCgttcctgcccttctcctggtTCTCGGACAGCGCCAGGGGCTCCGGCTCGCCCGGCTCCGCGTCCCCCGCGGGCTCCCCCCGGCACGAGGGGCTCAGCCCCGCCAAATCCGCCTCGCAG GACTCCGAGCTGAGCGAGGATTCGCCGCCGTCCAGCGCCAGCCCCCGCCTGCCCGGCCCCCCCAAGTGCTCGTACCCCTACCACACCCTGTCCCAGTCCTCGGACGAG ctgctggaggagccggcgggcgcggccgcggGCTGGACGTGCGGCCAGGTGgggcagtggctgcagagcctgggcctGGAGCGCTACGTGCGGGAATTCGCGGAGCGCGGCGTGGACGGGCCCCGCCTGCTGCACCTCGACGGGGCCAAGCTCAAg GCGCTGGGCGTGGGCAGCTCGCAGGACCGCGCGGTGCTCAAGCGGCGGCTGAAGGAGCTGAGCCTGGCGGCCGAGCGGGAGCGCAAGGCCCGCGAGAAGGCGGAGAAGCAGCgggagaagcagaagaagaaggaccaggAGCAGCGGCGGAGCTGA